tttttaatattttttgttgcttTCGCCTCGttgatatttttataagtGTGCTGAAAAATTGGTATAAATGTAACTACTAAAGAAGTAATATTTACCGTAATAATCATCGCAGCTTAGAGAAAACTTGGAAGGACTGTAACACTGTTTTACGTTATCCTATATTACTATTGCAACGTTATTAAAGTTGGTTCGTTTAGATATACGATTTAGACAAACAAAATTAGCCAAACGATCTTTCTAAACAACTAATTAccaaattattaacatttttcttcctaCAATTCGTTCAAGCACCATTGGCTGTTAATACATGAGCGATTGAACAAATTGGATTTGATTAAGGCTAAAATTATTACTTCGTTTCTTGATTCACTATCATTGATAGATACTACTTTGTAAATGTCGATAATGAACCTCGATCGACGCTAGCACGCTAATATTAAATTCTTACAACTAGATCGCTACCGTCGATACTATCAACGATAAGCATTTTTCGTTAGTCTTTTACCGTGTTTTGTGGTGTTGGTGGCTACGACACTTGATTCGTACTGATATactattttcttatatttctattttatttcctaTCATCACGTCATATATTAACAACTAGTTTAATTCGAACAATGATTTTTTCGTTACATACCAATATATTCAATTGTCTCAGCAACCAACGGTAGAGTCAAAAACagcataaaatttatataaagtaTTACAGGTCTTCCAGGATTCTTCTaagttataattattttattatatttttctctaGCCAGTAACCGCCATCTCCTGATTTTACTCGAACTGGAATCAAGAGACACAAGGCGGTGTagtacttcttttttttccttttcttttgaTTGGTATCAATCTAAATCTAGTATTTGGACGAAGTGCGAGGATGGGTCGTGCGTGCTTTTGCTTTCTAAATCGAGCGTGCGAATCTCATAAAATCGTTTtacttcatttagccacagataGCTTACTTTCGTGTTTTATTCGCAAGTTATAATTTATCTTCGTTAATTCATTTGATACGTGCCCTAGTcttaaaaaaaaggagaaagaaactCAAAAGTATGAATGTCATAACTATGCAATACGCGTGTATCGGTATGTGTATGTGAAGGATGATTGGAATTTATAGAACAGCCCTGAGAAAGAGCGAACGACGCGCGTGGAAATAATGTGTAGATGAGTCTTAAGGCAGCTTTTGCCCGTGTGAATTTGATCTGCATGAGAATGAACGTGTCATTGAACATGTGAATTTGGgaattacttattatttacttctttttttatgtttaCTTTTAACCTCAAGTCTTAAGAGCTGTATGACGCGAATCCGCACACCCGTGCCTCGTATTTGTATACAAATGACAACCTTCAACACTAAATATCGATACTTCtgtaaaagaaagaaaataaaaatcgatcAATGATAAATTGTAGTTCGAATAAGAATATAGATTTTTAACTGATACACGTGAACTCACCATCAGGCAACTCGTATAGTTTTCTAGGAAGAGAGGCAAAATAAGGATGCCTTAATGCTTCTTCAGCTCCTATCCGTTGATCAGGATTTAACTGTAGAAGCGACGATGCCATACTATCGCCTTCAGCAATATCATAGAGTCTAGGAAATGAAAGACCCAATTTTCGTGGAGGATAGAATCCCAGTCTATGCGGTTTGTATCCTGGCAGGTGAGTGACACCAGGCCAAGTTTCTTCGGTAGGAGTACCCAATACTTTGAATATCTTATCGAGTTGGTCGTACGTACAGCGTACACCTGGGAATGTTGGTTCACCAGTCAACATCTCCATAAATATGCAACCTACTCCCCACATGTCAAGTGAGGTAGAATACTCTGTGGAACCCAAAAGAACATCAGGTGGCCTGTACCATAAAGTTACAACTTCATGAGAATACGTATGCGATGGTACAGATTTAGCTCTTGCTAAACCAAAATCTGCTAATTTGAGTTCTCCAATTTCACTGATTAACAAATTTTGCGGCTTCACATCTCTATGTAATACTCTCCTAAATTAAtgtggaataattaattagttattaACGTTAAACGAAACGTCTCAATTTTATATGTATCTTCTTACCTGCGGTGGCAATATGCCAATCCTCTTaatagttgaaataaaaacaatttaacaTTTCGAGGATCCAAACCTCCGTTGCCACTTCCATACCTCTCCATGTATTGAGACAGATCGGTATGAACATATTCAAAAACAAAAGTAAGAGTTTCGCGTGTATGAATTATATCATGTAAGGTAACGATATTGCTATGCTTCAATTCTTTAAGAAGGCTTGCCTCGCGAATGGCAGTAAATGGAgcaccttcttcttcttgcagTCTAATTTCTTTAAGTGCCACCACTTGATTTGTAAGGTGACTATAGCCTTTGAACACTGTGGCATATGACCCTTCTCCTAATTGTTCCAATTTTATATAAGCTTCGGATTTACCAAAAGGAGAATCTCCCTAGAAACATAAATgcgaatattttcttatatgaAACTgttgaaaatgtaaatatcgcacgtaaataaaattacccCAAATGCTGAAAATCTTTTGGTTCTTCTAGGAGGTGGATCCGGCCCAAGGAAGACCTCTGACTTGGGTCGTGGTGGACGCCGAGGTCGTAAGATTACTCTAGCTTCTTCACGTATATCCTCATCAAGAAGCTTGGAATCACTAGAAACGGAAAGCTGCCGATGCACTCTCTCATGGTCGCCCACACCTGTCCATTCTATGACATCCAATTTCGTCCTTAAAACTTTCTTTAAAATAACAGCAATAGGAATCCACGTAGAATCATAATCTCtcaatattttatcaatacaTAAAGTTTCAATTTAAGCAATGTACCTTTACTGTCAATGAAATCATATAActgattattattcattattaaagTAATCAATATTCAGTTTGATAAATAAGATTATATCACatactttatatttttcttttataagtATAGGTTCTATTGTACATCTTACACTTACCATAACGGCGATCCTTATCTGCAGGTATGTTGCCGTTTGGTTCTAAACGGTCTAGGAACTCCTCAGAATAGCCATTATATGGCAGTTGACCCCTGTTTGCAGCATCATCAGCCTCTTCTTTTGATATTGCTAAAgtagataaaataatattaataacataGCATTAGGTAACACAGTAAGTTTTATTGTAAAATGTATACAAATACAGCAACCTTGagagtattataaataatgaaaaatagtattacataacttaaaattaatgcaaataatatcataaaacttaaataaaaatactgcCATAGATATGAAACATAAAAtattcgttttcttttatttaacataaacTTATTAAtagtacaattattttaagtaaCACATAACGtaaaataactttaattataCTTACAAAGTCTTCCAAAGCTATGGCTGAGCcgctttttcaatttttgtacCCTGCTAAGAGCACCTCCCTTCTTCTCTCGCATTGTCACAGACCCTGTGCATAATAAGCGCAATCTTTAGCAACTGTAAATCAAAACAAAGATATATAAATTCAGATACTGACATGGAACGATATATAACCAAGAAACTCAGAATTTCAAACATTATGAACTATTACACGTGTGATGACATCATGTAGTATGCAATACCAGTGTTCCTCAATCTTATGATTAATGATAGTAGAGATATATAAGATACATATGCCTTGGATAAAGcacattatatataaaaatattattaatcagCAGTTTTTTCAAATCAATGGGATAAAGATCTAACTTACTTATAgataacaatatttttcttttaattaaatgaaagaaaaactgTTGTGTAACATCTTCGCTTAAAGAAGGAATTATTAGAACAAAAAGCAGACAATTACCTATACAAATGCAAATAACATTCTTCCTCAATTTATGTAACATTTAAACATATatggttaattaaaataagacgaTAGAAACAATTGTTTGTTCTattgatgaaattaatatttcagaagaaacaacaaacatttaattaaataataaataatattaaacttTGTTAACaagttatacatatatattgtAAGTTTTACTAAGTTACAGATAACAAGATTCTCACGATGGTATATATTCTATTATTAAGAAACAacaagtaattaataaaactgacagatatatgtattatataaatacataatacatgtatataccacgtttatatgtaatttataatttatttaatgagCATGTACACGCATGTGTTGTTATTACAGGTCAATGAACTAAGAAATTTTAGTTTTACGTTAAAGAACGGCGGATAATTTACGTTGATAATTTCTAGAGTGGCTACTGACTCCACATCTTGTTTCAGGATGTTCCGCATGCTTCCCCGTACACAAAAGCACTTTTTTCCATTCACGCATCTGTCGCGTTCCGCGACGTTTACGCGGCAACGAAAAACCAATTCAATATTCACACTGCAAATGACGATGCACAACTTAGATACTATCTCACTTCTGATAAACTCGTTTATACGAACGAAGTTCGATAAAAAGGTTCGCCAAGAATGTACATGATCCGTTTCCCTCTTCGAAATACATACTGTTCGTCCCCCACCCCTTTCATTTGTAAACGACACACACTCTCCTTTGCCTCCCTCTTTACCGCACTTTCATGGCTTGTCACTTTGTCTCTCTTGGTCGGACTAATGCCCACCTCCACAATCACGGAAGTTTTGACACTGTCCACCAACAAGCTATTCGATCATGCTTTATCGAGCCCACATGTTTAAAGCGGAAAAGATGAAAATTCACAATGATAATACGAAGAAAGGGTAAAAATTAAAAGCGATACGCGTCGAGGACACAGTCAAAGGTTGTGGAAAAATGGGTAAGGAAGGGGTTAGAGCCGAGGAATTACTTCAAATAGTCGGATCTCGCGAGCGTCAACTTACCCTCTTTGCTTTTGGAGGCGGTCGAACTCTTGTCTTGACAGTACATGATTACTCATTCGCTCAAACGCATGAAATACATCACATATGGGCGGTGACGTACTATGTGTTGTGTGTGTATGTGAGAAGCTATGTTTCGTGGTGTTTCTCTCGGGCAGGTCAGGTCCGGCGAGCACCTCCTTCACCTTTCCCGTGTTTCATACATCGGTGGCAACGTACGATGCTTCTTTAACGAACTGATCGCCATGAAAAATGCATCACCGTCTTCCCATTTACTGCTTAAGATCGCGCACCGTGTGTTCTGATTGCAGTACGCGCGACCGATATTTCCCCGGTTAAACTTTAAGAAAGGTTTTTCACGCCTTAACaagattgaaaatatttcttttccacCCGGGGTTTCTCTGTCGCGACTTCCTGGATACACGGCGGGTGCTCGCGCACGCCACCACTACCTTGAACAACTCATCCGCGAGAATATACTTCTCCCAAGAAGTTCTCAATTCCCACAGCCCCACTGCTTCGCGCCGCAGACAAAAGTCTAAAACTGGCCGATCTACATTGGTCTGGGtgtatataatgtataacTAGAGTGGTagtttaattacattttcatcTGTACTATTACCGCCATCTGAATTCCGTTTGCCGTACACACGTAAGAATATAAGGACGCACCATAAGCTTCTTTGAGGACTGCTAAAGCGGAGTCAAATGAGGGAAGAAGATTTATACGACTATGGTTTAATTGGTTGTTTTTCTGCGCATATTTTGTACCGCCAGTTATAAGAAACTGTTAACCATACACTAATTATTCTTttactttgaattttaaatataacaaCAATTAAAAAGTC
This region of Osmia bicornis bicornis chromosome 5, iOsmBic2.1, whole genome shotgun sequence genomic DNA includes:
- the LOC114877935 gene encoding cyclin-dependent kinase 14 isoform X1 encodes the protein MREWKKVLLCTGKHAEHPETRCGVSSHSRNYQRSVTMREKKGGALSRVQKLKKRLSHSFGRLSISKEEADDAANRGQLPYNGYSEEFLDRLEPNGNIPADKDRRYEWTGVGDHERVHRQLSVSSDSKLLDEDIREEARVILRPRRPPRPKSEVFLGPDPPPRRTKRFSAFGGDSPFGKSEAYIKLEQLGEGSYATVFKGYSHLTNQVVALKEIRLQEEEGAPFTAIREASLLKELKHSNIVTLHDIIHTRETLTFVFEYVHTDLSQYMERYGSGNGGLDPRNVKLFLFQLLRGLAYCHRRRVLHRDVKPQNLLISEIGELKLADFGLARAKSVPSHTYSHEVVTLWYRPPDVLLGSTEYSTSLDMWGVGCIFMEMLTGEPTFPGVRCTYDQLDKIFKVLGTPTEETWPGVTHLPGYKPHRLGFYPPRKLGLSFPRLYDIAEGDSMASSLLQLNPDQRIGAEEALRHPYFASLPRKLYELPDEVSIFSVEGCHLYTNTRHGCADSRHTALKT
- the LOC114877935 gene encoding cyclin-dependent kinase 14 isoform X5, with product MKVLRTKLDVIEWTGVGDHERVHRQLSVSSDSKLLDEDIREEARVILRPRRPPRPKSEVFLGPDPPPRRTKRFSAFGGDSPFGKSEAYIKLEQLGEGSYATVFKGYSHLTNQVVALKEIRLQEEEGAPFTAIREASLLKELKHSNIVTLHDIIHTRETLTFVFEYVHTDLSQYMERYGSGNGGLDPRNVKLFLFQLLRGLAYCHRRRVLHRDVKPQNLLISEIGELKLADFGLARAKSVPSHTYSHEVVTLWYRPPDVLLGSTEYSTSLDMWGVGCIFMEMLTGEPTFPGVRCTYDQLDKIFKVLGTPTEETWPGVTHLPGYKPHRLGFYPPRKLGLSFPRLYDIAEGDSMASSLLQLNPDQRIGAEEALRHPYFASLPRKLYELPDEVSIFSVEGCHLYTNTRHGCADSRHTALKT
- the LOC114877935 gene encoding cyclin-dependent kinase 14 isoform X4, coding for MREKKGGALSRVQKLKKRLSHSFGRLSISKEEADDAANRGQLPYNGYSEEFLDRLEPNGNIPADKDRRYEWTGVGDHERVHRQLSVSSDSKLLDEDIREEARVILRPRRPPRPKSEVFLGPDPPPRRTKRFSAFGGDSPFGKSEAYIKLEQLGEGSYATVFKGYSHLTNQVVALKEIRLQEEEGAPFTAIREASLLKELKHSNIVTLHDIIHTRETLTFVFEYVHTDLSQYMERYGSGNGGLDPRNVKLFLFQLLRGLAYCHRRRVLHRDVKPQNLLISEIGELKLADFGLARAKSVPSHTYSHEVVTLWYRPPDVLLGSTEYSTSLDMWGVGCIFMEMLTGEPTFPGVRCTYDQLDKIFKVLGTPTEETWPGVTHLPGYKPHRLGFYPPRKLGLSFPRLYDIAEGDSMASSLLQLNPDQRIGAEEALRHPYFASLPRKLYELPDEVSIFSVEGCHLYTNTRHGCADSRHTALKT
- the LOC114877935 gene encoding cyclin-dependent kinase 14 isoform X2; the protein is MYCQDKSSTASKSKEGSVTMREKKGGALSRVQKLKKRLSHSFGRLSISKEEADDAANRGQLPYNGYSEEFLDRLEPNGNIPADKDRRYEWTGVGDHERVHRQLSVSSDSKLLDEDIREEARVILRPRRPPRPKSEVFLGPDPPPRRTKRFSAFGGDSPFGKSEAYIKLEQLGEGSYATVFKGYSHLTNQVVALKEIRLQEEEGAPFTAIREASLLKELKHSNIVTLHDIIHTRETLTFVFEYVHTDLSQYMERYGSGNGGLDPRNVKLFLFQLLRGLAYCHRRRVLHRDVKPQNLLISEIGELKLADFGLARAKSVPSHTYSHEVVTLWYRPPDVLLGSTEYSTSLDMWGVGCIFMEMLTGEPTFPGVRCTYDQLDKIFKVLGTPTEETWPGVTHLPGYKPHRLGFYPPRKLGLSFPRLYDIAEGDSMASSLLQLNPDQRIGAEEALRHPYFASLPRKLYELPDEVSIFSVEGCHLYTNTRHGCADSRHTALKT
- the LOC114877935 gene encoding cyclin-dependent kinase 14 isoform X3, with translation MWRSVTMREKKGGALSRVQKLKKRLSHSFGRLSISKEEADDAANRGQLPYNGYSEEFLDRLEPNGNIPADKDRRYEWTGVGDHERVHRQLSVSSDSKLLDEDIREEARVILRPRRPPRPKSEVFLGPDPPPRRTKRFSAFGGDSPFGKSEAYIKLEQLGEGSYATVFKGYSHLTNQVVALKEIRLQEEEGAPFTAIREASLLKELKHSNIVTLHDIIHTRETLTFVFEYVHTDLSQYMERYGSGNGGLDPRNVKLFLFQLLRGLAYCHRRRVLHRDVKPQNLLISEIGELKLADFGLARAKSVPSHTYSHEVVTLWYRPPDVLLGSTEYSTSLDMWGVGCIFMEMLTGEPTFPGVRCTYDQLDKIFKVLGTPTEETWPGVTHLPGYKPHRLGFYPPRKLGLSFPRLYDIAEGDSMASSLLQLNPDQRIGAEEALRHPYFASLPRKLYELPDEVSIFSVEGCHLYTNTRHGCADSRHTALKT